The genomic stretch GCATGCCGTGCGGCCCTCACGAAGGAATCCATTGCCGCCTGGTTGCGACCCTGTTGCAGTCGCGCCAGGCCCTCCTGCTGGTGTCGGATGTCGGGGTGGTAGGTCAGGAATCCCGGGCTGTCGAGAATGTGCTGCGGCACCGGTTGGGGCATCGCAGGCGCATTCAGGGCAACCACGCCAGGCGCCGCCAGGATGAGGCAGAACAGAAGTGCCGGCATGGGAAGCCGGCGCGGGAGCGAAACGAGCGCACGCATGGGAAGCCTCCGGTGGTGCTGTGATCGGCGCGGACTGCGCCACGGTTGGATGCCATGAGGACGATTGGGGTTCCCCGTGCGTCGCACGAGCTGTTGTGCGGTGCGGCATGCGCAGCCGTTGCCCCGGCGCCCGAAGCCCGGGCCAGACACCGCGCTGCCGATCGCGGGAGGGGCCACGAGCCCCGTCACCGGGCGTCGGAATCCAGCCTGGAACGCAGCCAGCCCGGCATCCAGAGCGCCTCGGGCGCCTCGGGCGGTTCGGTCTCGGCAGTCGGACCGGACAGCCCTCGCAGGGTCCTGATTAGCGTCGTGTCTCAACTCAGGATCGGGTACCCAGGGTCAGGACCCGGTGTTCGGCGAGCGCAGCGCGCTGTGCCCCCCCTCTCCCTTGGGAGAGGGGCCGGGGGAGAGACCTCTGCAGCTCGCCGCGCTGCCGGCTTGTGACCCCGAACCGGGCCGGGCTGTCGACCGCCGGGGCGCTTTGTGCCCCAAAAAATGCGCAGCTAACGCACTGATTTAAAATAGGTTCCCGGGTAGGGCCGGGGCTTGCCATGATCTGCATCGTTGCCGGCCCAGCGGCGTGCGCTGGCTGGGGCGGCCCTCTCCCCCGCCCCTCCCCCGCAGGCGGGGGAGGGGAGAAGTGCGGTGCCGTCGCACCGGCTACACGCCGCCCGGCAGCGAGCCAATCAGGTCGAAGCGTCGGGTCGAGGAGCAGCCCGGAACGCAAAACGGGTGGCGCTGTCGCGACGGACTTGCAACGATGGGGCCAGGCTCTCCGGGCCGGTGGGGGCCGCAGCGGACCCTGGGGCCACCCGTGTGCTGCATCCGCCACCCGCCTACCCGCTGTCGGTGCGGCGCGCATAGACGGAACCACACCCCTGGGCGCCCGGCATGGCTGGCCGGCTCAGTCGTCGTCGCCGGCGCCGTTGTCGGGCCGCAGCGGATGCACGATCACCTCGCCGGTCTGCTCCCCGAAGCCGATCCTGTCCTGCAGCGCCCAGTAGCTGTCCGGGTGCCAGTAACGGGCGTCGTAGACGTCGGCACGGCGGCTCGACATTGTCTCCGACTTGAGGTCCAGGAGGCCATCGGCACGGAGCCCGAGGATTCGGGCGCCGGAGTCGTAGCCGGTCCGGCTGCCGGTCATGCTGCGCCACAGGCCGACGCGCATCACCCGTTCCAGCCGGGGCTTGGCGACTTCGTCGCCGAAGTGCGCGTACAGGTCCTGGCCGACCTGGATGGCGCGTGCCTGCTCGGCCGCCGAGAGTTCCGCCCAGTACTTTTCCCGCTCGACCAGGAAGACCGGATAGCCGCGCTCGGACGCCAGGTCCATCCAGGCGTAAGCCAGGGCGCGGTCGGTCTGGGTGCCCTGGCCGCGCCAGTGCATCTGCGCCAGCATGGCCTGCGAGGCCTTGTCGGCGAAGTGGGCACCACGGCGGAACGAGGTCAGGGCCTGTTCGTAGCGGTGCTGCCGGTAGTAGCCCAGTCCACGCTGCTGGTTGCGGACATCCGGGTGGTGGTGCGTGAAGGCCTTGGTCTCCAGCACGGCGCGCAGCCATACCGGTATCTCCGGTGCGGCGGGCGCTCCGGTGGCGGAAGCCGGTGTGGGCAGCCCGAACAGGGCAATTGTCAGGATCAGGATCAGTGGGGAACGCAGCATGACTTCGACCTCCACGATAAGCCGGCGTCAGCCAGAGCGCGGGGGCAGTCATGGCCTGTGCCGGAGTGGCGAGGGCGCGATAACTCGCATGGACCCGGTGTGCGCCGGGGTGTTTGCCGGGCCGTCTTCCAAATGTAGCAGAAGCCCGCGCCTTGGTCATCGACCGCAACGGGACGGACGAATCCGCTGCCTGAACGAACCGACCCCGGCGCGAGGCCGGGGTCGGTGGGGTGCGGCTGGCTGCGGCCGTTACAGCAGGGGCACGAGCAGCAGGGCGACGATGTTGGTCACCTTGATCAGCGGGTTCACCGCCGGGCCGGCGGTGTCCTTGTACGGGTCGCCGACGGTGTCGCCGGTCACCGCGGCCTTGTGGGCCTCGCTGCCCTTGCCGCCGTGGTGGCCTTCCTCGATGTACTTCTTGGCGTTGTCCCAGGCGCCGCCGCCGGTGCACATCGAGATCGCCAGGAACAAGCCGGTGACGATGGTGCCCATCAGCAGGCCACCCAGTGCCGCCGGGCCCAGGATCAGGCCGACCAGGATCGGGATCGCCAGCGGCAGCATCGAGGGGATGATCATCTCCTTGATCGCCGCGCGGGTCAGCAGGTCGACCGCCTTGTCGTACTCGGGCTTGCCGGTGCCTTCCATGATCCCGGCGATCTGCCGGAACTGGCGACGGACCTCGGTGACCACGGCGCCGGCGGCACGACCCACGGCCTGCATGGCCAGCGCGCCGAACAGGTAGGGGATCATGCCGCCGATCAGCAGGCCGATCACCACCAGCGGGTTGTCGATCGAGAAGTTGGTGGTGGTGCCGGTCTCCGACAGCTTGTGCGCGTAGTCGGCGAACAGCACCAGCGCGGCCAGGCCGGCCGAACCGATCGCGTAGCCCTTGGTGACCGCCTTGGTGGTGTTGCCGACCGCGTCC from Lysobacterales bacterium encodes the following:
- a CDS encoding sel1 repeat family protein, with the translated sequence MLRSPLILILTIALFGLPTPASATGAPAAPEIPVWLRAVLETKAFTHHHPDVRNQQRGLGYYRQHRYEQALTSFRRGAHFADKASQAMLAQMHWRGQGTQTDRALAYAWMDLASERGYPVFLVEREKYWAELSAAEQARAIQVGQDLYAHFGDEVAKPRLERVMRVGLWRSMTGSRTGYDSGARILGLRADGLLDLKSETMSSRRADVYDARYWHPDSYWALQDRIGFGEQTGEVIVHPLRPDNGAGDDD